The following coding sequences are from one Perognathus longimembris pacificus isolate PPM17 chromosome 13, ASM2315922v1, whole genome shotgun sequence window:
- the LOC125361276 gene encoding RNA-binding protein 4B, whose translation MVKLFIGNLPREATEQEIRSLFEQYGKVLECDIIKNYGFVHIEDKTAAEDAIRNLHHYKLHGVNINVEASKNKSKASTKLHVGNISPTCTNQELRAKFEEYGPVIECDIVKDYAFVHMERAEDAVEAIRGLDNTEFQGKRMHVQLSTSRLRTAPGMGDQSGCYRCGKEGHWSKECPVDRTGRVADFTEQYNEQYGAVRTPYTMGYGESVYYNDAYGALDYYKRYRVRSYEAVAAAAAASAYNYAEQSMSHLPQVQSSAVANHLNSTSVDPYDRHLLQNSGAAATSAMASSSSYYGRDRSPLRRSAAALPAVGEGYGYGPESELSQASAAARNSLYDMARYEREQYVDRTRYSAF comes from the exons ATGGTGAAGCTGTTCATCGGAAACCTGCCCCGGGAGGCCACAGAGCAGGAGATCCGCTCACTCTTCGAGCAGTATGGGAAGGTGCTGGAATGTGACATCATTAAGAATTACGGCTTTGTGCACATAGAGGACAAGACGGCGGCCGAGGATGCCATCCGCAACCTGCACCACTACAAGCTTCATGGGGTGAACATCAATGTGGAAGCCAGCAAGAATAAGAGCAAAGCTTCAACCAAGTTACACGTGGGCAACATCAGCCCCACTTGTACCAACCAAGAGCTTCGGGCCAAGTTTGAGGAGTATGGTCCAGTCATCGAGTGTGACATCGTGAAAGATTATGCTTTTGTCCACATGGAGCGGGCCGAGGATGCTGTGGAGGCCATCAGGGGCCTGGACAACACAGAGTTTCAAG GCAAAAGAATGCACGTGCAGTTGTCCACCAGCCGGCTTCGGACTGCTCCTGGGATGGGAGACCAGAGCGGCTGCTATCGGTGCGGGAAAGAGGGGCACTGGTCCAAAGAGTGCCCGGTGGACCGCACGGGGCGCGTGGCGGACTTTACCGAGCAGTACAACGAACAGTACGGCGCGGTGCGCACGCCCTACACCATGGGCTATGGGGAGTCTGTGTACTACAACGACGCCTATGGCGCCCTCGACTACTACAAGCGCTACCGCGTGCGCTCCTACGAGGCCGtggcggccgcggcggccgccTCCGCGTACAACTACGCCGAGCAGTCCATGTCCCACCTGCCTCAAGTCCAGAGCTCGGCCGTGGCCAACCACCTCAACTCCACCTCCGTGGATCCCTACGACAGACACCTATTGCAGAACTCGGGGGCGGCCGCCACCTCCGCCATGGCCTCCTCCTCGTCGTACTACGGAAGGGACAGGAGCCCGCTGCGCCGCTCCGCAGCCGCGCTCCCCGCAGTTGGAGAGGGCTACGGGTATGGGCCAGAGAGCGAGCTGTCTCAGGCCTCAGCAGCTGCACGGAATTCTCTGTATGACATGGCCCGGTATGAGCGAGAGCAGTATGTGGACCGAACACGGTACTCAGCCTTTTAA